Proteins from one SAR202 cluster bacterium genomic window:
- a CDS encoding cation transporter, whose translation MAEVIQNRMHKHGQGPKHDHATVMGPERGKSQRRLLMALGLVSVVFAMEAAAGYWTGSLALLADAGHLLTDVGALALALVALWFARRPATMGKSYGYYRAEVFAALANGLTLWLAAGYVIYEAVGRLDAAPEVKSLPMVAAATLGLVGQSVAAWSMHRAASESLNARGAYVHLFTDAIQSVAVVGAGVVMLSTGWYLADPIVSIGISVFIFWSGARVAWASAHVLMEHSPTHVNAGALCSRLERVRGVTGVHDIHVWSITSGYEVLSAHVTTDCADVETRGRVLSEMQEIASKEFGIRHVTIQVEGASEANGCRQEAHHMEHRAQ comes from the coding sequence GTGGCGGAAGTTATACAAAACAGGATGCACAAGCACGGCCAAGGACCGAAGCATGACCACGCTACCGTCATGGGGCCGGAACGCGGGAAGAGCCAACGCCGACTGCTGATGGCGCTGGGACTGGTGTCGGTGGTGTTTGCGATGGAGGCGGCGGCGGGGTACTGGACGGGCAGCCTGGCGCTGCTGGCGGACGCTGGCCATTTGCTGACAGACGTAGGAGCTTTGGCGCTGGCGCTGGTGGCGCTGTGGTTCGCTCGGAGGCCAGCGACGATGGGTAAGAGCTACGGGTACTATCGCGCGGAGGTGTTCGCGGCGCTGGCCAACGGTCTGACGCTATGGCTGGCGGCGGGGTATGTGATTTACGAGGCGGTAGGCCGGCTGGACGCGGCGCCGGAGGTGAAGAGCCTCCCGATGGTGGCGGCGGCGACGCTGGGTCTGGTGGGACAGTCGGTGGCCGCGTGGAGCATGCACCGGGCGGCGTCGGAAAGCCTGAACGCCAGGGGCGCGTATGTGCATTTGTTCACGGACGCGATACAGTCGGTGGCGGTGGTGGGGGCGGGTGTGGTGATGCTGTCGACTGGGTGGTACCTGGCGGACCCGATTGTGAGCATAGGCATCTCCGTGTTTATCTTCTGGAGCGGGGCGCGGGTGGCGTGGGCGTCGGCGCACGTGCTGATGGAGCATTCGCCTACGCATGTGAACGCCGGCGCGCTGTGCAGCCGCTTGGAGCGTGTGCGGGGTGTGACGGGGGTGCATGACATTCACGTGTGGTCGATTACGTCCGGGTATGAGGTGCTGAGCGCGCATGTGACGACGGACTGCGCGGACGTGGAGACTCGTGGGCGGGTGCTGTCGGAGATGCAGGAGATAGCGAGCAAAGAGTTTGGGATTCGGCATGTGACGATTCAGGTGGAGGGGGCGTCTGAGGCGAATGGGTGCCGGCAGGAGGCGCATCATATGGAGCACAGGGCGCAGTAG
- a CDS encoding helix-turn-helix transcriptional regulator translates to MVSDGTLEDLAETFAALADASRVKILIALCGTDLCVADLAVVLGVTKSAVSQHLRVLRSLRWVKGRREGKMVYYSLDDEHVRDLLNTELEHLRGR, encoded by the coding sequence ATGGTGTCCGATGGGACGCTGGAGGACCTGGCGGAGACGTTTGCCGCGCTGGCGGACGCGAGCCGGGTGAAGATACTCATCGCTTTGTGCGGGACGGACCTGTGCGTCGCCGACCTGGCGGTGGTGCTGGGGGTGACTAAGTCGGCGGTGTCACAGCACTTAAGGGTTCTGCGGAGCCTTCGATGGGTGAAGGGGCGTCGGGAGGGGAAGATGGTGTATTACTCGCTGGACGACGAGCACGTTCGCGATTTGCTGAATACGGAGCTGGAACATTTGAGGGGGCGGTAG
- a CDS encoding polysaccharide deacetylase: MAEKHILCAYGVHVDAVAGWIGSYGGQDSPSDISRGVFAGEVGTPRLVKLFDRLGIKTTWFIPGHSIESFPKETKMVADAGHEIGLHGYCHENPIAMTPQQEEAVLTRSIRLIEKVWGKKPTGYVAPWWEFSHATADLLLKHDIKYDNSLMHRDYECYYVRVGDRWTKIDFTKPADSWMQKLERGQETDLIEIPASWYLDDLPPMMFIKKSPNSHGFVNPNDIEELWRDQFDWVYREYDEAVFPITIHPDVAGRPQVLLMLERLTNHILRHPGVRFVTFDEMARDFAKRHPRKKPAPKPRH; the protein is encoded by the coding sequence ATGGCGGAAAAACACATCCTCTGCGCCTACGGCGTCCACGTTGACGCCGTCGCAGGCTGGATCGGCTCCTACGGCGGCCAGGACTCCCCCAGCGACATCTCCCGCGGCGTCTTTGCCGGCGAGGTCGGCACCCCTCGACTCGTCAAGCTCTTCGACCGCCTCGGCATCAAGACCACCTGGTTCATCCCCGGCCACTCCATCGAGTCCTTCCCTAAAGAGACCAAAATGGTCGCCGACGCAGGCCATGAAATCGGCCTCCACGGCTACTGCCACGAGAACCCCATCGCCATGACGCCCCAGCAGGAAGAGGCCGTCCTTACCCGCTCCATCCGCCTCATCGAAAAGGTCTGGGGCAAGAAGCCCACCGGCTACGTCGCCCCCTGGTGGGAGTTCAGCCACGCCACCGCTGACCTTCTCCTCAAGCACGACATCAAGTACGACAACAGCCTCATGCACCGCGACTACGAGTGCTACTACGTCCGCGTCGGCGACCGCTGGACCAAAATCGATTTCACCAAGCCCGCCGACTCCTGGATGCAAAAATTAGAGCGCGGCCAGGAGACCGACCTTATCGAAATCCCCGCTAGCTGGTATCTGGACGACCTGCCGCCCATGATGTTCATCAAAAAGTCGCCCAACAGCCACGGCTTCGTCAACCCCAACGACATCGAGGAACTATGGCGCGACCAGTTCGACTGGGTCTATCGCGAGTATGACGAGGCCGTCTTCCCCATCACCATCCACCCGGACGTTGCCGGACGGCCCCAGGTGCTTCTTATGCTGGAACGCCTCACCAACCACATCCTCCGCCACCCAGGCGTCCGCTTCGTCACCTTCGACGAAATGGCCCGCGACTTCGCCAAACGCCACCCCCGCAAAAAACCCGCTCCCAAACCCCGCCACTAG
- the nadC gene encoding carboxylating nicotinate-nucleotide diphosphorylase yields the protein MEITPDIRRLIDLALTEDQVYNDVTTNLLIPPDAQGVAVFRAKASGVLAGMGLALEVFKHIDSTVQTQALMEDGRAIKAGDLLGRATGRVGVLLRGERTALNFAQRLSGIATETAKYVAAVKGCKAQIVDTRKTAPGYRYLDKYAVRAGGGRNHRMHLADGVLIKDNHIEILRKRGVGLPKLLATALSKAPHTLKVEVEVTSMVEVEEALKAGAHIIMLDNMSLEEMAGAVKAINGRALVEASGGVTLETVRRVAETGVDIISVGAITHSAKALDISLDIEG from the coding sequence CTGGAAATCACGCCTGATATTCGGCGACTTATAGACCTGGCCCTCACGGAGGACCAGGTCTATAACGATGTGACGACAAACCTCCTGATTCCACCGGATGCGCAGGGCGTGGCGGTGTTCCGCGCCAAGGCATCGGGGGTGCTGGCGGGGATGGGACTGGCGCTGGAGGTGTTCAAGCACATCGACTCCACAGTGCAAACGCAGGCTTTGATGGAGGATGGAAGGGCGATAAAGGCCGGGGATTTGCTGGGCAGGGCTACGGGAAGGGTGGGGGTGCTGCTTCGGGGAGAGAGGACAGCGTTGAACTTCGCGCAGCGGCTGAGCGGCATCGCGACGGAGACGGCCAAGTATGTAGCGGCGGTGAAAGGGTGCAAGGCCCAGATTGTGGATACTCGGAAGACAGCACCGGGGTATCGCTATCTGGACAAGTACGCGGTGAGGGCGGGCGGCGGTCGGAACCATCGTATGCACCTGGCGGATGGGGTGCTGATTAAGGACAACCATATCGAGATACTGCGGAAGCGAGGGGTAGGCTTGCCCAAGCTGCTGGCAACGGCGCTGTCGAAGGCGCCGCACACGCTGAAGGTTGAGGTGGAGGTGACGAGCATGGTGGAGGTGGAGGAGGCGCTGAAGGCGGGGGCGCATATCATAATGCTGGACAACATGTCCCTGGAGGAGATGGCCGGGGCGGTGAAGGCGATTAACGGGCGGGCGCTGGTGGAGGCGTCGGGAGGGGTGACGCTGGAGACGGTGCGGCGGGTGGCGGAGACGGGGGTGGACATAATATCGGTGGGGGCGATTACGCATTCGGCCAAGGCGCTGGATATAAGCTTGGATATAGAGGGATAG
- a CDS encoding VOC family protein, translated as MGKTPRQLGHLVIKVRDLKRSEEFYKDWLGLSETGRIGEKMVFLSAHADSSHELAMIAMGDDTPGPEKNRVGLAHMAWQLDTMDDLRSLHGRLKREKRQFSIGDHGISLGVYFHDPDGNQIECFYELTRDKWPQGANVTGGAKFPLPLEEEALAASDA; from the coding sequence ATGGGAAAGACACCGCGACAGTTGGGACATCTGGTTATAAAAGTTCGTGATTTGAAGCGCTCCGAGGAGTTCTATAAGGACTGGCTAGGGCTATCGGAGACAGGACGCATAGGCGAGAAGATGGTGTTTCTCTCGGCGCATGCGGACTCGTCGCACGAGCTGGCGATGATAGCGATGGGCGACGACACGCCCGGGCCGGAGAAGAATCGCGTGGGGCTGGCGCATATGGCGTGGCAGTTGGATACGATGGACGACTTGCGGTCGCTGCACGGGCGGCTGAAGCGTGAGAAGCGGCAGTTCAGCATCGGCGACCACGGCATATCGCTGGGCGTTTACTTCCACGACCCCGACGGCAATCAGATTGAGTGCTTTTACGAGCTGACGAGGGACAAATGGCCGCAGGGGGCTAATGTTACGGGCGGGGCCAAGTTCCCGCTGCCGTTAGAGGAAGAGGCGCTCGCAGCCAGCGACGCCTAG
- the nadA gene encoding quinolinate synthase NadA: MNAAKLELTTKKPTLPITEIEHSGFCKSSDELPAKPLMEELKVNVRWQKIPVEYLHLSAEELDRRIGAARKKLGKKVIILGHHYQREEVIEYADIQGDSYLLSKEAASRPEADFIIFCGVHFMAETARILCAPQQRVILPNMTAGCSMADMAPSDDVADAWDDLEEVLGKGEVLPVTYMNSTAAIKALCGRNGGIVCTSSNAPGVFEWAYKRAGRILFLPDQHLGRNTGLKSGVKLDEMAVWNPFKPLGGNTPEQLKKSKLILWRGHCSVHTRFTVKQIESARQRYPDVKVVVHPECTMETVQAADMHGSTEFIRKAINNAPSGSVWAVGTEISLVNRLAKQNPDKVVFCLDPIVCPCSTMYRIHPAYVAWVLDGLLEGQVVNEIKVDEETKKHAQVALERMLQVR, encoded by the coding sequence ATGAACGCAGCAAAACTAGAACTGACAACCAAGAAGCCGACGCTCCCGATTACCGAGATAGAGCATTCGGGCTTCTGTAAGTCGTCGGACGAACTGCCGGCCAAGCCTTTGATGGAAGAGCTGAAGGTAAACGTGCGCTGGCAGAAGATTCCCGTCGAGTATTTACACCTGTCGGCGGAGGAACTAGACCGCCGAATCGGCGCGGCGCGCAAGAAGCTGGGTAAGAAGGTCATCATCCTGGGCCACCACTACCAGCGCGAAGAGGTCATTGAGTACGCCGACATTCAGGGCGACTCGTATCTGCTTTCCAAGGAGGCGGCGTCGCGACCCGAGGCGGACTTTATTATCTTCTGCGGCGTCCACTTCATGGCGGAGACGGCGCGGATTCTATGCGCGCCGCAGCAGCGAGTAATACTTCCCAATATGACGGCGGGATGCTCGATGGCGGATATGGCGCCCAGCGATGACGTCGCGGACGCGTGGGACGACCTAGAGGAGGTATTGGGGAAGGGTGAAGTGCTGCCGGTGACCTATATGAACTCGACGGCGGCGATCAAAGCGCTGTGCGGACGGAACGGCGGCATAGTTTGCACATCGTCCAACGCGCCGGGGGTGTTCGAGTGGGCGTACAAGCGGGCGGGACGGATACTGTTCCTGCCGGACCAACATTTGGGACGAAACACGGGGTTGAAGTCGGGCGTTAAATTGGACGAGATGGCGGTGTGGAACCCATTCAAGCCCCTGGGGGGGAACACGCCGGAGCAGCTGAAGAAGTCGAAACTTATCCTGTGGCGGGGCCACTGCTCAGTGCACACCCGGTTCACAGTGAAACAGATTGAATCGGCGCGGCAGCGATACCCTGATGTGAAGGTCGTCGTGCACCCGGAGTGCACCATGGAGACGGTGCAGGCCGCCGACATGCACGGGTCGACGGAGTTTATTCGGAAGGCGATCAACAACGCGCCGTCGGGGAGTGTGTGGGCGGTGGGGACAGAGATAAGCCTGGTCAATCGACTGGCCAAGCAGAACCCGGACAAGGTGGTGTTCTGCCTGGACCCGATAGTTTGCCCGTGCTCGACGATGTACCGAATCCATCCGGCGTACGTGGCGTGGGTGCTGGACGGGCTGCTGGAGGGGCAGGTGGTGAACGAGATAAAGGTGGACGAGGAGACAAAGAAGCACGCGCAGGTGGCCCTGGAGCGAATGCTTCAGGTGAGGTAA
- the miaB gene encoding tRNA (N6-isopentenyl adenosine(37)-C2)-methylthiotransferase MiaB, translating to MKSYHIWTIGCQMNKADSERLASALEHLGLLATESAREADVVVLNSCVVRQSAEDKVVGTLGLMKSSKRRRPEQVLALMGCMVGPKTQDLQSRFGHVDVFIRPQQYEPLLELLGRRMEVDVQGCLANLAPVQPSVSSYVPVIHGCDLMCTFCIIPFRRGRQVSRPVQEVVHEVGLMSQRGMREVTLLGQTVDAYGHDLSEKPDLADLLHAVSETPELERVRFLTSHPIFMSDRIINAVKDIDKVCEHINLPIQAADDDVLANMRRRYSEDEYRRLIDKIRGAIPDVAISTDIIVGFPGETGQQFERTLRLVEEMEFDKVHAAAYSTRPGTYAERKLADNVTPEEKEYRLKALDSLQEQIQTRKNQRLQDSVVEVLVDGQKGGKWQGRTRTDKLVFFKDDRDMLGRLVKVKIESTSPWSLQGAVKD from the coding sequence ATGAAAAGCTACCATATCTGGACTATAGGCTGTCAGATGAACAAGGCCGACTCCGAGAGGCTGGCGTCGGCGCTGGAGCATTTGGGCCTGTTAGCGACGGAGTCGGCCAGGGAGGCGGACGTGGTGGTGCTGAACTCCTGCGTGGTGCGGCAAAGCGCGGAAGACAAGGTGGTGGGGACGCTGGGGCTGATGAAATCGTCCAAACGACGTCGGCCAGAGCAGGTGCTGGCGCTGATGGGGTGCATGGTAGGGCCCAAGACGCAAGATCTGCAGTCCAGGTTCGGCCACGTGGACGTGTTTATACGTCCCCAGCAGTACGAGCCGCTGCTAGAGTTGCTGGGGCGTCGGATGGAGGTGGACGTACAGGGATGCCTGGCGAACCTGGCCCCGGTGCAGCCGTCAGTGTCCAGCTATGTGCCGGTAATTCACGGCTGCGACTTGATGTGTACCTTCTGCATAATCCCGTTTCGTCGGGGGCGGCAGGTGAGCAGGCCTGTTCAGGAGGTTGTGCATGAGGTGGGATTAATGTCGCAGCGCGGCATGCGAGAGGTGACGCTGCTGGGGCAGACGGTGGACGCCTACGGGCACGATTTGAGCGAAAAGCCAGACCTGGCGGACTTGCTCCACGCCGTGAGCGAGACGCCGGAATTAGAGCGAGTCCGATTTCTAACATCTCACCCTATTTTTATGAGCGACCGTATTATCAATGCCGTGAAAGACATCGACAAGGTGTGCGAGCATATCAACCTGCCGATACAAGCGGCGGACGACGACGTGCTGGCGAATATGCGGCGCCGCTATTCCGAGGATGAGTACAGACGGTTGATAGACAAGATACGTGGCGCCATTCCTGATGTGGCAATAAGCACCGATATAATTGTGGGGTTCCCGGGGGAGACAGGGCAGCAGTTCGAGCGGACGCTGCGGCTGGTGGAGGAGATGGAGTTCGATAAGGTACATGCCGCCGCTTATTCGACGCGACCGGGCACTTACGCGGAGCGGAAGCTGGCGGATAATGTGACGCCTGAAGAGAAGGAATATCGACTGAAGGCCTTGGACTCGCTGCAGGAGCAGATACAGACGAGGAAGAACCAGCGATTGCAGGATTCGGTAGTGGAGGTGCTGGTGGATGGGCAGAAGGGCGGGAAGTGGCAGGGTCGCACACGGACGGACAAGCTGGTATTCTTCAAAGACGATAGGGACATGCTCGGAAGGTTAGTGAAGGTCAAGATCGAGTCGACCAGCCCCTGGTCGCTGCAGGGCGCGGTGAAGGACTAG
- a CDS encoding Lrp/AsnC family transcriptional regulator, translated as MDELDRKIIEILQTDGRASNAKIAREVGVSEGTVRRRLRRLVTDNVVKIIAVPNLDKMGYSTAALIGLQTAPGYLDTVADSVAAMKEVHYVAITTGAFDVFAWVGMTSTEDLGIFLRTKIGTIPGVTRTETFVNLAIKKRTYGLVL; from the coding sequence ATGGATGAGCTAGACCGCAAGATTATCGAAATTCTTCAAACTGACGGCCGCGCCTCCAATGCCAAAATCGCTAGGGAGGTAGGCGTCAGCGAAGGCACCGTCCGCCGCCGCCTGCGCCGCCTTGTTACGGATAACGTCGTCAAAATCATCGCCGTCCCCAACCTGGACAAAATGGGCTACTCTACTGCCGCCCTCATCGGCCTCCAGACCGCCCCCGGCTACCTCGACACCGTCGCCGACTCGGTAGCAGCCATGAAAGAGGTCCACTACGTCGCCATCACCACCGGCGCTTTCGACGTCTTCGCTTGGGTCGGCATGACTTCCACCGAAGACCTTGGGATATTCCTTCGGACAAAAATCGGCACCATACCCGGCGTCACCAGGACCGAAACCTTCGTCAACCTGGCCATTAAAAAGCGCACCTACGGGCTGGTCCTCTAG
- a CDS encoding ferredoxin family protein: protein MTYIIAEPCVDVKDSACVDVCPVDCIYTTDADNMYFINPDECIDCAACEPVCPVVAIFPEDTVPQQWKNYTKLNYDYFKNRDLSTLKRK, encoded by the coding sequence ATGACCTATATCATCGCCGAGCCTTGCGTTGATGTGAAAGACAGCGCGTGCGTGGATGTCTGCCCGGTGGACTGCATCTACACCACCGACGCCGACAACATGTACTTCATCAACCCCGATGAGTGTATCGACTGCGCCGCCTGTGAGCCTGTCTGTCCCGTAGTCGCCATCTTCCCTGAGGACACCGTCCCCCAGCAGTGGAAGAACTACACTAAGTTGAACTACGACTACTTCAAAAACCGGGACCTCTCCACCCTCAAGCGCAAGTAA